The genome window GAAGATTCCCGAGTATGGAGAGAGTTAGGTTCTGTAATTCTGGCAACGAAGCCAACACCTACGCATTAGTTACAGCCACGGAATTCACCGGCAGAACAAAGGTCAGTGCAGAGTCTGCGGAGGGCTATCCCTGGGGCCTTGTGAAACTAATTTATTCTCTTCCTAGATACTGGTGTTTGATAATGGATACCACGGCGATACCCTAAATTTTGGTTCAGGGGACAACAAATTAAACTTACCTCACGACTTCATTTTTGGTACCTACAACAACATAGAGGCCAACCAGAAGCATACATCATCAGATCTAGCAGCTATCATTGTCGAACCGATGCTTTCAGCAGGCGGTCAGATTCCCGTTACTCGGGAGTTCCTCTCCTTTCTGCGCAAAACAGCTGACGTAACTGGTGCAGTTTTGATATTCGATGAGGTTGTGACATCTCGCCTACACATCAATGGACTTCAAGGATTCCACAAGATTATGCCTGATATGACAACTCTTGGAAAATACATTGGAGGGGGCGCTCCGACATCATGGCTCTCTATGAGACGAGAACTCGGAAACTGAGCCACTCTGGAACATTCAATAACAATGTTTTCACTATATCAGCTGCCCTGGCTGCAATTGATCTGGTCTCGGAGGACGAAATTCATCGCGCCAACAAACTGGGGGACACTATTCGAAACAAGATCCCAGAGATCTGTGCAGCGCATCACCTTTCTGATCTTAGAATTACTGGCTTCGGAAGCGCCATAGGACTACAGTTTCTTCGTGTCGATAGGGACCTGCTGAAGGGGCTTTTCTTCTATCACATGTTACAGCATGGGATTTGTATCGGCCGCAGaggttttctttttctgaaTATGTGCCACACGGAGGATCATGTTCAGCGTTTCCTGACGGCGTTTCAGAAGTTTGTAGAGGAGTTCAAATAAAGTAATTTGCCTTCGCAGTATTGCAATGATAGGCAAACTCAAGCATTGCTTCGCAATTGTACATGCATTTTGCTGCTGGGTTCATAAGGTTCTCAAGGAGGCCTGCCCTCATGATTATGGCCTTTGAAATAGAAGTTTAGGCGATATCGGAGGCGAAGGAAGGCATGTTTATTATCGAAAGAGCACCATGTATAGTTATTAATCAGATCTACAATCTCACAAACTCTATTAATATacctccagtttcttgaGAGTCTATCTTGAACTTCATGTTAACTATGCTATGTTATCCATGATCTCGAGGTCTATCGGGTCTTTAAGTCGTGAGGTCAAATTGAAATAAGTAGTAGGAACACGGGGATCAGTTGGTTCACCAAGAAACTTCTCACAAAAAGCCTTACAGCTCAGAAAAATGCGCGCCATCCCTAAATTACCTTCATTAGCAAAGAAATCTTTTCAGTTATCTTGCTGGACTGTTAGACCTACCATGTCCGTGATATCCACCAGCCAGATATTGACCAGGCTTGCCTGGAAGTTCTCCCAAAAACGGAAGAAGATCCTTACTCAGGCCCATGATGCCACTCCAGGAGAATGCCACGGCACCTTCAGGGCTAGTTCCAGAAGACTCCCTGGACTCTTCCCAATCTCTGAATATTTCAACTGGTGCATTCAAAATGTAGGACTCGACTTCAGACACGACATGACGGTCATCGCAGTCACCGAAGCCGCCTGAGAGACCTTTGGGATGAGCAACCTCGCCACCGCCCCAGATAAGGTACTTTTCAGGACCTGGTCTTTGGATGAGATAGTCGTAGTTGTCATTGGATATGAAAGCAAAAGATGTCGTGAGAGGCTGGTCCATGTAAGCCGGTGGGGGCGTGATGGCAGAAACATGACCTTTGAGGGGGATAATTCGCCCATCAAGCTCAGGCAGGAGGTACGAAGCATAGCCGTTGGTTGCATGAATAACCTTATTTGCCATCACAACCCCTCGGGGTGTTGAGACCTTCCAAGGTCCTGAAGTGTCGGGAGAGACACTTGTGACAGGGGTATTGGTGTGAAGACTTAGTCCCAAGTCGAGCGCCTTGCGTAAAACGGCGATTGCGAGTTTATGTGGCCACAGACTGGCAGCTGGGAAGGTGATGGCTCCATAGCAGCCCTTGACCCGTAGAGActcctcagcttctgctTTGCTGAGGACGTTGATATCGGAGACATCGCCACCAGATTCTTTGAAGCCATTGTACGATGCCAACCCGGTTTTCCAGGACTCTGGGGTCAGGTAGACGTCGGCTGAGCGATACTGTACCAGATCAACTTCCGCAGCTAGATTATTCTCTTGGATGAATTTTGCGGTTTCTTGATAGTTGACGGCTTCAAATTCGCACTGAGCCTTTGCAACATCAGTACCATGTAAGAGAGAGTACGATGTGAAGCCACGATAGCAATCGGGCTTTATATGGCCGCCTAAACAGAGGAGAGGTAAGTACCATACGGTGATAATTCATTGATCGGTGTGACGTCTGTCGCTCACCATTTCTTCCAGTAGCACCACTCGCTGCGTTGCGGGCCTCCAAGATGACTACAGACTTTGGTCTGTTTGGTGAGCTGGAACTGAGCAACTGGTGGGCGATGAAAGCACCAGACAACCCAGAGCCGATGATAACAACATCAGCAGAGGTGGGGAATTCAGCACTATGGTTATGATTCCAGTCAGTTCGATATTGATCTAAGCATAAATCTTTCGCATCTCCTCACTAGCAAGACTAGATCCAAAGATTGTAAAGCTTGTAAGGGCTATTCATAGGCTACTGCTTACGATTGGTAGTTACTGATCATCGGGTCTGGCTTGCTCTGCCAGAAGGACTTAGTCGGATTATCAACTGGCAGAGACGCCAGATAACCTGTAGGTGACTGCATGAGGTTGGGTTGGTTTGAACTACCTCGGAAGTGACCGGTGAAGTAAGAAGCTGAGATAAATGATATTGAGCCCCTGAGAAAGTGTTCTCGTTGAGCAGTTGCTAATGATACTGTTGTCAATAGATAGTCGTCTTTTATCTGGGTGGCTAACTACAAGGTGTTGATATCGTGCCGTAAACCGATGCCGAGATTATGATGGATACTTCGTACCACGGGAACAGTGCGTAGGCTGCCAAAACCATTCGACGGCCTATTTATGCGTATCTTGTTCTCGACGATCAGGACTAGCGCATATCTCAGTTGAAGCTATCTATCTAGGTATGGATCCAATGAATGATTACCCCGCGGTCAGATACAGCTAAAGCAGGGTTAGGTGATACCTGAAAGATAACTGTATCTGGGGTATGCCTATCTACTGCGATTGGCCAAcaatgttcttgatcttgtcgtcTCTAGATGATATATATCTTCAATGGTACTTGGGAGGCTTGTTCTCTGATCAGAGGGATAAATTCATCCCGGGCCTTTCTCTATTCTATCATTTGTCTCTATTGActtttcttcaacttgaATAAATTCTCAGCACTTTCAGTTTGAATCGAAAGCTGGTAACTCACCATGGCATCTATACTTGATAGAGACCCTGATGCCGACAAGAAGATGGACCCTCGCAACTCCATCGCGTCCGActttgctgaagatgctgttGTTCACGATTTTGGTTACAGCCCCTCATATGCAAGAGTCTTTCGTTCTCTGGGCGCCATGTCACTCATAATGGCTATGGCTCCGTAAGTCACCAAGTTGCCTCTACTCGATACTCGTGATGCTTGCGACAAAGGCCCGATCAAGTATTTACTGAAGACTAACAATAGTCATAGACCCATGTGCGGCATCTTCATAGCTGTCTCTTATCAAATAAACTATGGCGGCTATTGGGGACTGACTTGGTATGAATATCTCTTATGTAAATTGGTCTGTAACTCAAACAATGAGGACTCTGCGCTGACCGTAAATATTCAGGGGCTGGTTTATCCCTTCATTCCTTTTCCTCCCATGGGCTCTCACAACCGCAGAGTTCTGTTGATCGATGCCAGTCAATGGTGCCAACTATTGGTGGACAGCTGCACTCGCACCTCCGTCGATATCCCATCCTCTGTCTTTCATCGCAGGCATGGCCAACATCATGAATGCCCTTACAAGCATTGCCAGTTTTGCTTGGGCATCGTCCAGTTCCATCTGCACCATCATCGGCCTCTTCACCGGCTGGATACCGACCAATCCTATCATCTTTGCGGTCGCCATAGGTACCTGCGCTGCATGGGTTTTCACGACATCTATCAGGATGGATACAGCCAGCCTTGTTTTCATCTCCTCGGGTACGCTTCCAAACCTGCGTCCTTTCATCTCATTCCTTATCATTTTATTGACCCAGAGTAACAGCAACCCTTGTTCTCGTCTCCTCGGCCTGTTTTGTCATCGGACTCCCCGTCGCTCAAAAGACCCAGGGTATTCCTTTTACTTCTGCCGCTACCGTCTTTGGAGACTACACCAACTACAGTGACTGGGGCAGACCTGTTTCTGTTCCGTTCACCTTCTTTTGTGCCGCATGGGTCATTACTGGTTGGAACGCACCATCGGCCGTGGCAGAAGAGACTCATAATGCACGAATAGTTGCACCTcgctccatcatcaacacgTATTGTCTACAAGCAGGCAGGGGTATGCTATTCTGTATCTTGTTAGCTTTCTGTATTACCGACATGGAAGAAGCGGCATCTGACCCTGCGTAAGTCTCTCATTTCACTAGTGAACTGGTACCGTGTTCTGCCTGGCAGCACGAGACGTTACCCATATGTGCAAACACTAACCGGCTCCCTTTAGCGGCTACGCTGCCTTTACTCTTCTAATAGATCGCTGGGGTCTCAAGGTCGCGGGAGCTTTCCTGCTTATCATCTTCCTGAACACCTCTATCGGTGGCGCGGCCGTTTTGGTCATGATGTCCTGTCAGACAGCTGCCTTTGCACGGGATGGGGGGATGCTCTTCAACGACAAACCCTCATACATCTCGCCCCGGATCAATATGCCAATTTATACAACGATGTTTCTCACGATTGGCGGCATGCTTATGCTATGTCTGGGATTCTCCCCTATTGCTTCCGAGACCATCTACTCCCTTGGTGTCATTGCGATCATGGTATTGTACGCACTACACATGATATTCAGAGTCTTCGACAATGGACGATGGGTTCCAGGCCCGTGGAATATGGGCAGATTTGGCAAGCCTGTTCATGTCTTGGGTTTCTTGACGGTCGTCTATATAATGATAATGGAATGCGTCCCCCCTCTGGGAAATTGGACTGGAGCGACGCTGAACTATAATTGGGCCGTGTTCTTGGGTGCTGTATTACTCTCTACCCTCCTGTGATTTTTTCATGGCTCCCGTTCTTACAAGGGGGTTAACCAAGAAATGCTGAGGGTTTGGAGAGAGCAAGAGCATGACCGTGGTTTGAACCAGGAAGGTTCTGGCGAATCCCGTAGCGAAACATACATTGAAGGAGTGAAGCCTTAGGCGTTTTCATCGTGAAAGATGAGCATTTCATTTTCTGTCAGTTTACTCTACTGCCTGATCCATTGCTAGCTATCTAGCTTCCAGTTTAAATCaatatttttatttaccTCTTCTCTGGTCATTTCAATCATACACCAGCTCTAGGTTGTCCTTCCCAACAAGCTCGAAACAGCAATATGAGAATGCTGAATTCAAGCAATGGGTCTCCAGTGAGTTCTTCTGCTTAGGTGTGGTTTGTTGAAGCAGATCGGTCGAAGTTACGGCACGGATAATACGAAGATTTGCTTCAAGAGTGTTTTGCAGCCTCTGGGATGTAAATGATCTTGGATACCTTTTAAGGGCAATATGTCTGAGTAGCCAATGCCTTTAGTGTTCGTTACCATGAATTCTTTGGCTTTTTTTGGTGTATCCTACGTCGAGCGAAGTCGCCATCTCCATGAGATACATAGACGTTTCTTATTGGCTTATTTACTGCTTGTATCGCTGTCCATTCCGACTATTGAATATTTTCAGGATAGGGTAGCGCCTACATTAGTACTTAATGGGCTTATATATATGATTAAACGATGGCAGAGCCGTTGCCAAACGATATCGATATTAAAGGTTTGATCGTAACTTTAATCTCCGGAGTGGCAGCGCCATTAAAGAAACAAAACGAGGACCCATTCATATCCGCCGAATATGATTCTAGATGTGTATTagggaggcaagaaagcCTAGAGGACCTTTATCTTGAGTGACAAAGATTGCCAATAGAAAGGCCTCTTAAATTTACACTGAATTCACCTACATCTTTTTCTTACTTAGAATACAGGCCCTGGGTTTTTGTTTCTCCCTGAGGGCCGACAATCTAAGGGTAGTTCTATAACTCAACACTCACGAACAGGACTTCCAGTAGTTGTACAGAGTTAAGGGATATTGGCACTTGAAGGGTTTTATAGACTTTTCCCTAAACATGAAAACCAATGCTCTAACGATACGTCCCCTCTATAGTATGGTTTTGTCTGTAGCCAGGGAGTCTCATTGTGTTGGTAATCTTTGTCATCTGTATAATTCTTCGGCATCACTCAAAATTCCGTCCCGAGCGTGATATGCTGGTGCCTTGCTGCATTCCTAGATATCTGGTAGCCTAGAACAATGGTTTCAGGCACCGAAATTAATACACGCCTCAGCTACAAGATATTCAAGTTGGAACCAAATTGGATAAGCCAGGTAACATGAAATGTCCAAGAGCATTGAGTCTAGCTGCTCTAAAGAGACAAGGAAGCATATCGAGATATAGTTACATTGAAATACAGGCACGGACGAACAagtgttttttttttttttagttCAGCATCTCCCCCACTCTCCAATTAGAATCGACATGTCGCAATTCTGTAGCTCAAAGCTACGAGGTAGTAGTTAGGTAAGTAGGTAAGTTGATAGAGATGCTGTGTATGAAAGCCAATACACTGCAGCTGTTCGATAGGGAGCAACTCTCTATTACTACCTATCGCTGGATCTAGGTAATGCCAACAAACCATTCCCGGGTGAGCAGATCCCACCTGAATGCCCCTTGCAAGCGCAGTTCTCCCACTGTCAAGGGTCCCCAGGCTTCCCTGTCAATTGGCGGTGAGAGGCACCTCGGGTACTCGCTGGCACTGCCAAAATTTGCCTGTTGCACATGTACCGCCTGATAGCTCCGGCGCGCCTAGCATGTTTGTTGACGACCCCGCCACCAATTGGATGTCCCACTGCACCCACAGATTGGAACCTCCAAACACCCACCCCGAaaaccatcaccacctcAGGCcccttctttcccttccccCTTCAAGCGCTGCGCGCGTACAGTATTTCTCTCCCCATCTTTTCCTCCCCCGACTTCAACCTCTCGTCGTAGCTTCTTTAGCTTCATCCAGACAAAATGAAGGGCGAGGTATGTTTACAATTATGCTGCAGCCCGTCTCTCCGCTGCATTGCATTGCTTCGCTCTGCTCGAGATACCATTTGTGTGTTCCACTTGGTGTCTGGAGCTGTGCAGCTGGGGCGCCCCCTTATTATCCGTTGAAGCTGCTATCCGACCTCGCGATGCTGATTCTCTGCTATCCAGATTCTTCACCTCCACCTGGGCCAGGCTGGTACCCAGCTCGGTAACTCTGCTTGGGAGCTGTACGTTGTCTCCCTGAATTGTCAAATAACGCCACCGTCACGAACCTGAAGCTGACTGGCCTCTGAATAGCTACCTTCTCGAGCACGGTCTCGGCCCCGATGGTCGCCCCGACCCCAATGCTCCCGATATTGGTGACCCTGGTTCTTTCGAGACTTTCTTCACTGAGACCAGCAGCGGCAAGCATGTTCCTCGATCTCTCTTCGTCGATCTTGACCCCTCTCCTATTGACGAGATCCGAACTGGCGAATACCGTAATCTTTTCCACCCCGAGTTGTTGATTAGTGGCAAGGAGGATGCCGCCAACAACTATGCTCGTGGTCACTACACCATTGGCAAGGAGATGGTTGACAATGTCATTGACCGCATTCGTCGCGTCGCCGGTGAGCTTTTTCGATTCCCCTGTACTTGCACTCAACGCTAACCGCACAACTCAGACAACTGCCAGTCTCTTCAGGGTTTCCTGATCTTCCACTCCTTCGGCGGTGGTACCGGTTCTGGTTTCGGtgctcttctcctcgagcGTCTCTCTACCGAGTACGGCAAGAAGTCCAAGCTCGAGTTCGCCGTCTACCCTGCTCCCCGAACCTCGACTGCCGTCGTTGAGCCTTACAACGCTGTTCTCTCTACTCACAGCACTATTGAGAACTCTGACTGTACTTTCCTCGTCGATAACGAGGCTGTTTACGACATCTGCCGTCGCAACCTCGATATTCCTCGACCCTCGTACGAGCACCTGAACCGCCTCATTGCCCAGGTTGTCAGCTCCATCACCTCCTCTCTCCGATTTGACGGTGCCCTCAACGTCGATCTCAACGAGTTCCAGACCAACTTGGTTCCCTACCCTCGAATTCACTACCCTCTCATCAGCTACGCCCCTGTCATCTCCTCTGCCAAGAGTGAGCacgagagcttcaaggtcCAGGAGCTTACCTTCCAGTGTAAGTCTTGCTCATGTTATAGGCGCATCCTCGAAGATACTGACTCCCCACAGGCTTCGAGCCCAACAACCAGATGGTTGTCTGCGATCCCCGAAACGGCAAGTACATGGCTGTCGCTCTTCTGTACCGCGGTGATGTCGTTCCCCGCGACTGTAACGCCGCTATCGCTGccctcaaggccaaggcctCATTCAACTTGGTTGAGTGGTGCCCCACTGGTTTCAAGCTCGGCATCAACTACCAGAAGCCCATGGCTGTCCCCGCTGCCCCTGAGGCTGGAGGTCTTGCCCCCGTCAAGCGATCCGTCTCTATGCTTTCCAACACCACCGCCATCGCTGAGGCTTGGTCCCGACTCGACTACAAGTTCGACCTCATGCACAGCAAGCGTGCTTTCGTCCACTGGTACGTTGGTGAGGGTATGGAGGAAGGCGAGTTCACCGAGGCCCGAGAGGATCTCGCTGCTCTGGAGAAGGATTACGAGGAGGTTGCTGCCGACTCCTTCGAGcctgaggaggagctcgagTACTAGACGATCGCACAAGGCGAGTTCATGTAATCTCTTTCGACTTCTTTGACGACATGTTTTAAGCGATGGCTCGGACAGGGCTCATGCCCGCGAAGCAATGTACAGAAAAGAGTTGTGGAGGAAGTTGTTTAAGATTCCCGAGATTTTTGAGGTGGCACACATATGGGGGTAAAGATGTGTTGGTCACCAAGCGCCAGAGTTTGGCTCAGGGTACCCCGTTAGTACATGGTCTTGAAATGTTGGTGCTAGGTCCTTATAGACGAGACTATCCCTCGACGCAAGCTTGGTGCCTTTATTAGCAGGCACGTAAAATTGATGATATATCCATTTTCATTAAAATCGTTTTGCCCACTACCTCGTGTTATGTCGTTGATATGGGAACCACTATCACACCAACGTACTGGGCTAGCTCCAACGAAGTCGTCGTGATGTAATCATGATTTGTAGTAAGATTCCGTCTTAGATTTCTGAATCTTAACACAAAAACCACAAAAGTGCGTAAGCTTTAAATACATAAGACAGAATTAGTGCTTCATATACTGGTGAACTCTGTGCAACTCTATGAACTTTTCACCATCACCCCGATAAGTATACAAGTACCTTCGTCTCTCATCTAAGCGGCCAGAACTTGCCAGGGCAGCCAAGGCCGAAAAATCACTCGCAAACTTTCCGGGGCGTGGGGCCCTCTTTTTTaacaacaccatcctcgtcctcatctCACGTATGAAAAGAGCACACATCCCACATGTCAACCACTAGCGATATGAGTGCTATTCACCATAAAACGctcagctcttcttcttccactcgGCAGCTCTCCTTGCGCCCCGGTTTTGGGGCCTGCTGGACCTGCCCTTACCCTTGCCCTTCTTACCAAGTTTGAGATCTTTGGGTGTGCCGTCCTTAGCTGAAGCACGGCGGCCTTCAAAAACGAACTGTTCGGGTCCTTTGATGTTGGACGGAATGTTCTGAGCATCCTCGGAAGCACCCTGTGTTGAGGGGCGCTTCTTGTGGCGTTGCTGCACGGCGGCCGAGCGGCCGAGAAGCTTGCTTGTACGTCCAGCCATGGACTGCTCCTCAGGTGTAGCCTTGTGCTTGTATTTTGTGCTCTTGGCGGCGCCATTAGGAACGACGTTCTTGCCTCTGGCTCGCTCCTGGGCGAGAGCTGTCTTGCGAGGATCCTTGGCTCGAGTGACTCGCAACTTACGCGGTAACATGGGAGGGAATTTCTTGCCATCAAGGAGTAAGGCCGCCTCGACATCGTTGCCATCCTGGAAAATAATGTTAGCAGCTGGTCCGATCGAAGTAAGACAACCATGGACTTACATAAAATTGGACATAGGCGAAACCCTTGCCTACACGAGTCTTGGAATCTCGAACTACTCGGACATTTTCAACCTTGCCCTGAGTGCTGAAAGTTCGCCAaagaccttcttcaacatcggATGgggtcttgttcttcttcttctccgtaGTGTCACCATCCGCGTTGGTGTTCAAGACGgtctcatcgtcaacaaaTCCGAGGTTGCCAACAAACACACATCGGCGGTGATCTGTGGGACTGGGGTGGGCGACGCTGTCGACTCTCAGGTGCCTTTCGAGGACCTGGGTACCATTGAGCTCTGCGGCAGCCTTGCGAGCAGCCGCTGAGGTTGAGTACACGACATATGCATTGGTGGACTTGGTCGTCGCGTCCATCAGGCTCTTAGTAATGTAAGCTGCACGCTTAGGGAGAGAGCCGCCTGCGAAAGCAACGGAACGGAAACGCAGCGACTCGATAGTCTGCGGAGGAGTGGCATCTTTATCCAAAATGGATGACAGATGGGCCATGAGGGTCTTCTTGGCGGCCTTGGAATTGATTGCTTCTGTGGACACGTTGGCGAGGAAGACTGTTCGCGCTGCCTTCTCAAGGTCTGATGATTTGCTGTCCTTGGCGAGGGTCTCATGGACGGGAATATCACTGTCGTTGCCGGcgtcctcatcctccgcGGCAGCCTTTTCGGTCTTATTCAGAGCGTCGTTCTTTTGTCGCTTACCGGCGCGCTCAGCTTCCTCCTCCGCAACAAGTTTGTCCAGATATCTGCCCTCCAGATCGTCGTTTTCGTTTTTTCTCTTTCGTTTTCGATCCTTGTTTGACTTGTCTTCTGTCGCATCAATAATGTCGTCGAGCTCCACTGGCGCATCCTTCATGGGCTCGTCTGAAGattcttcctcttgctcttgctCTTGCTCGTCTTCGCTCTCCCCCTCTGGCTCCGAAGCGTCGGAtccatcctcttcctcgtctgaggggccatcttcttcgaaGCTCAGCTCTTCGCTAATCTCAGAGAGGACCTCATCGTCGGCGTCTTGTTCTTCGAGCTGCACCCTTGGCTTGGGAGGTTCCCGAACCTTTTGTTCCACCAACGTCGAGTATCTTGACTTAGCGGGAGCCTGGACAGGACCAGCCTGCAAATGATGAGCATGGATCAAGTCAAATGGCTCGATGTCGCAAAACTTACACTGGACGCAAAAAGAGCGTCGAGGGTGGGGTCCACCGCcttggaagaagctgtcaGGCCCTTTGAACTGTTTTTTGTTAGGTCTTTATCCGTAAAGGTATCAAGGATTGGCAACTTACCGTTTTGCCATTGTGTCAGATTCAGTACTGTTTGGGCTGAATTGGAAAAGTTGTCGACTCTCGTGCACTCTTTTTGACCTGCGACGGAAAAAGACATGAGCCAG of Fusarium oxysporum Fo47 chromosome I, complete sequence contains these proteins:
- a CDS encoding pyridoxal phosphate-dependent transferase, which translates into the protein MTLTMATNIVVITDAGTLTPEIKDEIGAYGDIFGSRSDVNAPIVAGIWDLFNRKTPTESCTEEWDEMKYVVKASHKRAQGTLADGNTRPVLHGDPFVLYMEGGQGPYLYSVDKREYLDFVSDYSAAFYGHSNPAITEAISSALSTGFSLGSVTRKECHLGERIKRRFPSMERVRFCNSGNEANTYALVTATEFTGRTKILVFDNGYHGDTLNFGSGDNKLNLPHDFIFGTYNNIEANQKHTSSDLAAIIVEPMLSAGGQIPVTREFLSFLRKTADVTGAVLIFDEVVTSRLHINGLQGFHKIMPDMTTLGKYIGGGAPTSWLSMRRELGN
- a CDS encoding Tubulin/FtsZ, GTPase domain-containing protein, whose amino-acid sequence is MKGEILHLHLGQAGTQLGNSAWELYLLEHGLGPDGRPDPNAPDIGDPGSFETFFTETSSGKHVPRSLFVDLDPSPIDEIRTGEYRNLFHPELLISGKEDAANNYARGHYTIGKEMVDNVIDRIRRVADNCQSLQGFLIFHSFGGGTGSGFGALLLERLSTEYGKKSKLEFAVYPAPRTSTAVVEPYNAVLSTHSTIENSDCTFLVDNEAVYDICRRNLDIPRPSYEHLNRLIAQVVSSITSSLRFDGALNVDLNEFQTNLVPYPRIHYPLISYAPVISSAKSEHESFKVQELTFQCFEPNNQMVVCDPRNGKYMAVALLYRGDVVPRDCNAAIAALKAKASFNLVEWCPTGFKLGINYQKPMAVPAAPEAGGLAPVKRSVSMLSNTTAIAEAWSRLDYKFDLMHSKRAFVHWYVGEGMEEGEFTEAREDLAALEKDYEEVAADSFEPEEELEY
- a CDS encoding FAD dependent oxidoreductase, with translation MQSPTGYLASLPVDNPTKSFWQSKPDPMISNYQSAEFPTSADVVIIGSGLSGAFIAHQLLSSSSPNRPKSVVILEARNAASGATGRNGGHIKPDCYRGFTSYSLLHGTDVAKAQCEFEAVNYQETAKFIQENNLAAEVDLVQYRSADVYLTPESWKTGLASYNGFKESGGDVSDINVLSKAEAEESLRVKGCYGAITFPAASLWPHKLAIAVLRKALDLGLSLHTNTPVTSVSPDTSGPWKVSTPRGVVMANKVIHATNGYASYLLPELDGRIIPLKGHVSAITPPPAYMDQPLTTSFAFISNDNYDYLIQRPGPEKYLIWGGGEVAHPKGLSGGFGDCDDRHVVSEVESYILNAPVEIFRDWEESRESSGTSPEGAVAFSWSGIMGLSKDLLPFLGELPGKPGQYLAGGYHGHGMARIFLSCKAFCEKFLGEPTDPRVPTTYFNLTSRLKDPIDLEIMDNIA